In Myotis daubentonii chromosome 6, mMyoDau2.1, whole genome shotgun sequence, a genomic segment contains:
- the AIF1 gene encoding allograft inflammatory factor 1 yields MNQARDLQGGKAFGLLKAQQEERLDEINKQFLDDPKYNSDEDLLSKLEAFKKKYMEFDLNGNGDIDIMSLKRMLEKLGVPKTHLELKKLIKEVSQGSGETFDYSDFLRMMLGKRSAILKMILMYEEKAREQEKPTCPPAKKAISELP; encoded by the exons ATGAACCAAGCCCGGGATTTACAGG GAGGAAAGGCCTTTGGGCTGCTGAAGGCCCAGCAGGAAGAGAGACTGGATGAAATCAATAAG CAATTCCTGGATGACCCCAAATACAACAGTGATGAGGATCTGCTCTCCAAATTGGAAGCTTTCAAGA AGAAATACATGGAGTTTGACCTGAATGGAAACGGAGATATCG ATATCATGTCCCTGAAGCGAATGTTGGAGAAACTTGGGGTACCCAAGACTCACCTGGAGCTAAAGAAATTAATCAAGGAGGTTTCCCAGGGCTCTGGAGAGACTTTCGACTACTCTGACTTCCTCAGGATGATGTTGGGCAAGAGATCTGCCATCCTCAAAAT GATCCTGATGTACGAAGAGAAAGCAAGGGAGCAGGAGAAGCCAACATGTCCTCCAGCCAAGAAAGCTATCTCTGAGTTGCCCTGA